Sequence from the Serinus canaria isolate serCan28SL12 chromosome 24, serCan2020, whole genome shotgun sequence genome:
TGAGTTCCTTCCCAGGAGTGTTGAGGTGGGTGCTGCATGACTGTGAATTTCCCCTGATGTTAAACTCATTTCCCTTTCTGGGACTTTCAGCTTCaggaagagacagaaatgtggaaaataagGGAGTGGGAGAAGCAGACAGAAGAGACTTactggaaaaggcagagcagaatgCTGTCAGACACCTCCAGGTGAGATacaccacagaaatatttattttctccttaaCGACTCCCAGCAAAGAGCTCAAGCCTCTGCTTAAGCCTGATCTCAATGTGTTCATGGAGATGTGAGATGTTCACCTGGAGGTGCCAGGTGAATGAGGGGGTGAATGAGGGGTttctggggggctctggggtggctgggAGGTGTCCCCCCCTGAAGGAGCCGTTCCCTCTCCGCAGCAGCCGCATGCGCAGCGATGGCTTCGACGACGAGGGGCACAGGGCAGACTGGAAATCCAGGAACCCACAGCTCCTTGACCTGGTGGAAGATGATCTCCTCAGGGCCAGATCCTGGAATAAAAAGCTGTATGAATGTGAAGCCAACATGCCAGACAGGTCTGTGGGGGAATTCTGTGTTCTGTGGTTGTgattaaaacatctttttggAGCCCTGTACCAAAAAATGACACGTTTCTGTTTGGTGTGTGCTGTGATGAAATAGAGCTTCAGCTCATTTTGAGAATGAATAACATGTACAGACTTCTGCCATGTCACAGAATAACCAATTTGAGCTCATCTGTGGATTTTCTAAGCCACACTAAGCACCAAAAGCCCAGCCCTAAGCTTAATATTTATTACTCTACCCaataagcttaaaaaaaatctcaggaaacACAAGTCCAGGGTTGGATTTAAAGGAATCAGAGTTGTGGTTTGAGAATTTAGGTGTATTTAAATAGCACCAACCAGATCAGTCCTATTTCCTTCCTGTCGAAACTCAGATTCATTGTGTGGCTCTGCCTTTTCAGAATTGCATTTTTGTCCTCAAACACGTTGTCTGTTTTTAATGGATGGTTCTGCTTTCTTACAGGTGGGGGCACAGTGGATACAAAGAGTTGTACCCTGAAGAATTTGACACAGACAGGTAAGGCAGACACCCTTACTGATGGATCCAGAATCTGCCTTCTGACAAGGCAGATTCCCAATTCTGCAGGGAATTTTACCAACTGAGTTTTGAATTTGGAATGGAGATCATCCTGAATGCAAAGCCTTACTGTTAAAAAACTCAAATCCATTAACATGGTGTGAGTCTTCAGAGAATCTTTTATATTAAGATAGTCAGGTTTAGCTGGAGTTACCAAAATCTATGAGTCTGGGAGGTAAATAAATTCTTGCGGTATCCTGGAGAATggaaaaacaagattttaagatagaattaattatttttaacctACACCCAGCAGAATCATCACTATTTTTCAGGCTTACAGATTGGATATAAATGAGTTTCATCACTCAGTGCTTTCTGTTCACCTCCTCCTGTTCTTTTTCCAGTGATCAGCAGGAAGGAGATGAGCAAAATGCTGTCAATGGGAAGAAGAGGTCCCACCTGGGGAAGCAAACAGCCCGTGAGTcccacaaaaggaaaaaaaccaagaaatcccacaagaagaagcaaaaaaagcGCTCACacaaaaagaggaagaaaaagaaaaaggagcaggagagaagtTCCACAGATTCCTCCCGGGGTGAGAGCGAGGGCTCAGGAGAGGAGGCTCCAAGCACCcggaaaggaaaacacaagcGCAAGAAAAAGCCCAGGAAAGTGCCTGCCAAGGAACCTACCTCTTCTTCTGGGCAGGAGAGTGACTTTTGCCATgcaagcagctccagcaccagcagctctgaggacaCTGAATCcgaggggaaaaaggagaaacGGCCcccaaggaagagaaagaagcgGCACAGCTCCGTGCCCGAGAGGCCGAGCGAGGTGCCGGAGAAGAGGAGCAAGAGGAAGAACTGGAAGGTGGCGGGGGATGAGAAATCTGAGGACAGCTCTGATGAGGACTGAGGGGTCTGggtgcagctcagagcaggaggggaggacaGAGGCAGGTCTTTGTCACTCAGCACTGCCCCACTGCTCCAACATTGGTTTACACACGTGCTGCCATCCTACAGGGAGCAACGAGCCCGGGCAGCCTCGGGCTCgccaggcagcactgcaggacagcACCTACCTGGCCCACAGGTGGGCTCATCCTGCCAGCTTGGCTGTGatcaggttgttttttttcttaaattatgtTTGAACAGATTGCTCTTTGGCTCACCAAAACAATGGCCAGTAGGAGAGAGGACAGGCTGATAAATCAAGCTGGTAACAGAGGAAATGTCACTGTAACTCCCATGGTAGTTTTGTCTTCCCATCCTCCACCAAAAGCCGAGCTGTGGGAGCATGCACAGGGTCAGCTGGACAGAGGGGAGCTGAGGGAATATTCCCATTCCAGCTGAAGGGCAGTGACTTCTTCTCTAATGGTGAAAAAACCAGTTTGCTTGGTTTAGACTCCTGTCCAGAGCCTGCTGTGGGCTGGCCATCGTGTCTGCCTTCTCTACGGGGATGCTGAAAGCATCTGTGCTGACAGAGAGGCCTTGGTGGGTGTTGTGTcctgtctctgctctgcccagtgTGTTACTGGAGAAACTGGTACCAGGCTGTTCTCCCTGCAGCGAACAGCCAAgccttttaataaaataaataaatccagatGTGTGTGATGCTTTTGTCATTGTTCTGGAGCAAAGCCCggggacagagcctgggagTCTGGGTGCTGCCtgttttctccctgtgctgtttgcTTCTGCTCGACCACACTTGCAGGAGATGAAATCAGGGCACTGGGGGAATGTGTGGGGTGATTGTTGTGTCCTGGACAAGCACAAAACAGTGCCAGCAGCCCTAAATCCTCACTCCAAGCTCTGATAgctgttccttttttcccttcaaatggaaagaaaaattggaTATTTATGGAAGCATTTATGGTGTGTACCAAGGTGTTCCAGTAGTGAACACACAGGTGAGGAACACCTGGGTCTGCTGCGGGGTTTAagacagaattacagaattacagaTTGGTTCGGGCTGGAAGGGAATTTAGAGATATTCCAGTTCCCTGAGCACCACACCTTCCACCAGGATGCTCCAACCTGTCCTTGGGcgcctccagggatggggcagccacagctcctctgggcagctgtgccagggcctgcccacgCTCACAGCGGAGGACTCCTTCCCAAATCCCGTCCGCCGCTGCCTCTGGCGGGTCCCAGCCGCCCTGCGGAGCTCCCCCGGAGGCGGAAGCGGCGGCGGAAGCTCGGCAGCGTTTCCGTGTCCGGGCGCGGTGCCCTTGGAGCGGACATGGCGCTGGCGCTGCtgcggccgcggccccgcggggccgccCTGGGTCAGTGaggccggggccgcggggcggcggggagcgggaCCCCGGAGGGTGCGGGACCCTCGGAGGGAGCGGGAACCCAGAGGGAGCGGGACCCCGGAGGGAGCGGGAacccagagggagcaggaacCCAGAGGGAGCGGGACCCCGGAGGGAGCGGGAACCCAGAGGGAGCGGGAACCCAGAGGGAGCGGGACCCCGAAGGGAGCGGGAACCCAGAGGGAGTGGGGACCCTCGGAGGGAGCGGGCCCCTGGTGGCCCCGGGACCCCGGAGGGTGCGGGACCCTCGGAGGGTGCGGGACCCTGGTGGCTCCGGGACCCGGGAGGGTGCGGGATTCTCACGCCGCgcccccgctgtccccgcagctctgctgggctcgGCCCTGCtccgccgccccgccgcgctcggtgccgccgccgcccgctGCGCTCCGGCCCGCGACAGCCACGGCCCGGCCCGCCAGGGACACGGTACggccctgtgtgtgtgtctgtctgtctgtctgtctgtctgtctgtctgtctgtctgtctgtccgtgtTGGTGTGCGGGGGTCTCGTTTTCCCGGGATCAGGACCccttttcccatccctggaactgcTGAACCCGAGCAGTCGGGGCTAGCTCAAGGCATCCTGCCCGTAGCAGGCATTGGGGTTAGGTGATCCTTCAGGTCTGTTCCAGCTTCTGAATGCTATGTGGTTTTGTCAAGGATGGACTGTAAAGGACCAGATTTTGGCTCGGGTCCCTCAAGGCACTAACAgtggtgcaggagcagaggtgacagaggtAGTACCTGATGGCTGTACAGGGACTTAAAAataagatgagctttaaggttcctgCCATCCCAAACCAGGCTGAGTCTATAATTTTTGGGGCCACTGTAGGAGATTTTAAGTGGCAGCTGTAACAAAGAACAGAAGAGGTTTACACAAGGTGCAGTGGTTTTCTTGGTGTCTTGTTGGGTGATGTACCATTATGGGTGTTaccagcaaaggaaaaaataatcttaaatgCCCATCGATTTAAGGGAAAAGCTGTGAAGTGCTAGCATGTTATTTGTGATAAATAATGGTGCTGTGAGGAGTGTGTGTACCCTCCCCTACAGCAGCACTGGTTCCAGTTAATAGCACTTCAGTTTGAACTTTACCCAAGTCCAAACTTCAGatcctttgctttccttgtcTTGTCactttctaaatttcttttctctgggccaaaacaaaggaaaacatttgcattttggtTTAGGTGGATGGATATCTGTGTGTTAGTTGAGCACTTTGGGGGTGTTGCATTGATAATCTCACAGAATGGTCTCAGCCTGGGCTGATGCTCCCGTTGTGTTCCCAAGCATTGCTCCTGCAGGGTTTTGTTTGCAAACTCTCCAGATTTCAAGGCCATCCAAGCCAGCCATCCAAGGGCTGGAGAGCCTCTGGCAGAGGGGCTTTTCCCTGAGAATGTCTCTCCTTGCAGGAGGTTCCAAGGCTGCATCTCTGCACTGGACAGGAGAGCGAGCTgtcagtgtgctgctgctggggctgctccccgcAGCCTACCTGTGCCCTGGACCAGTTGTGGACtattccctggctgcagccctcacCCTGCACGGCCACTGGtaagcacagcagggctcagctcacagcacagcaggtttAGTGACTCCAAACCTCATCCTGGGCTAGTGTAAAACACCTGGGAAAAGTCCTTGGTCTGCACGTTCGGTGGCAGGAGTGGTCGTACTTTGGTCTTTATTTCTCACACGGTCCTCTCAGTCAGAAAAAGAATCCATAAGAACTCTGTAGTATCTTAACCTTAAGAGCACTTCCTTGCCCCCAGAAGTGTAGAATCCTGGAGGTTTTTAGCTTGTGGAAAAACCAGTGTTGTGTgaacagagagaacagaaagaGGACAGAtctgtataaaaataatataaaaatattctgcctCTAAAGCTCCATGCACTGGCTTTGTACATCTCAGTGCTGATGAGATGGTCACCTCATCCATCTCAGTGGTTCTGCCTAATAAAGAGCTCACAGCAAATATTCCACTGAGGAGACCTGGATGATTATTCCCTAAATTCCTGGAGGGATGTTTGCTCAGTGTAGTTCTGCTGTGATCCTTCatgagagcagggacagggctcatTAGGAGTGGATCCAGCTACATGGttggccaggctggcagcatcCACCTTCCTGAGGTGATCCTGGTTTGGGAGTTCCTTGCCTCTAGGATAAAGCAGATTCTTGTGGTACTTTGGGGGTGCCAGGTTTTCTTAAACCTCAGTTTTGCCCTTAGGAATTTGTGCCAGGAATTCTTGCACTTTCCTTGCTCTGACTGGGAGCTTTTTCCCAAAACAAGCATCCCGTGTCTCATGTTGCTGGGTAGTTCAAATCTGGGAGTTCACTTCTAGATgtagaaaaaactgaaaatgtgctTATTTCTTAGGTTGCCACTCTTCTAACCTAAATGCATACCCAGAAGTGTTCTTTGTGACAATGGCTGGTCCCAGAtatttccttggttttcctcttttccagtcCTTGGAAGTCAGATAAGAAGGCAGATTCCAAGAATGCTGTTTGGAGAGCTGTGGTCACCACTTGTTTTCCTCAAAAAGACCCTGAGCCAATCTGTGCATTTTCAATAGAACCtggaatgttttggttttgaaatagATTCTTCCTCTTTCTGTGTGGGAACTGAGCATTCTTCAGGAaaggctggtggcagcagggggGACAAAGCCatctggcagagcagggacacaaagTGGATGGATTTCAGTGAGTGAACTTTGCTGATTGGAGCTTTTCTCTCTCGTTTAGGGGTCTGGGCCAGGTCATCACTGATTATGTGCACGGAGATGTCCCCATCAAAGTGGCCAACACGGGGCTGTACATCCTGTCTGCCCTGACCTTTGCTGGCCTCTGCCACTTCAACTACCACGATGTGGGCATCTGCAAGGCTGTGGCCATGCTCTGGAGCCTCTGAGGAGCCCCTGCACACACCATTGTCCTCTGCTGCTCGGCTTCATCAGCTTGTGAGCAACATCTGCACCACAAAGGAACAGCCAAGGGTCCCCAGTGAgcctgcaggggctcagagctAGTTTAGAGTATATAGAGAAAAAACAGGTTTAAATGCAGATTTCACTGGAAGGTGTCCAGTGAGGGGGAGTGGATTCAAGCTGCACTGTAAATTGGGGTGGATGAATTACACCAGTGGCAGACTTGCGTAGCTAAAGGGAACTCTCCTTGTAATATCAGCTTTAATGAGTGTTTTTGTGACTGTTGGTTGGTGTCCTGTTCTGTAAAACAAGCTTGGCTTGATGAAAACTGAACTGCTTCTTGTGACATCAGTTTGTGAGGCAGACCCTGTAACTCTTTGGACCCTGGGAGCTGATGT
This genomic interval carries:
- the SDHD gene encoding succinate dehydrogenase [ubiquinone] cytochrome b small subunit, mitochondrial, which gives rise to MALALLRPRPRGAALALLGSALLRRPAALGAAAARCAPARDSHGPARQGHGGSKAASLHWTGERAVSVLLLGLLPAAYLCPGPVVDYSLAAALTLHGHWGLGQVITDYVHGDVPIKVANTGLYILSALTFAGLCHFNYHDVGICKAVAMLWSL
- the NKAPD1 gene encoding uncharacterized protein NKAPD1, which translates into the protein MSRVPVGKVLLRNVIRHTGAHNKLQEETEMWKIREWEKQTEETYWKRQSRMLSDTSSSRMRSDGFDDEGHRADWKSRNPQLLDLVEDDLLRARSWNKKLYECEANMPDRWGHSGYKELYPEEFDTDSDQQEGDEQNAVNGKKRSHLGKQTARESHKRKKTKKSHKKKQKKRSHKKRKKKKKEQERSSTDSSRGESEGSGEEAPSTRKGKHKRKKKPRKVPAKEPTSSSGQESDFCHASSSSTSSSEDTESEGKKEKRPPRKRKKRHSSVPERPSEVPEKRSKRKNWKVAGDEKSEDSSDED